CTGCCCGCTGCCGCCATCGCCACCAGAGTCCTGCTCCTGCGGCGGCAGCGTCTCGTACAGCTCCCGCAGTGTCCGGCCGTCCACCCCGCGGCAGGCGGTCTCCATGCCGCGGCGGAGCCGGGCCAGCACGGGGTAGCGTCCGTCCAGGTCGGGCACGGTGCCGTCGCCGCGCAGGTTCTCCCACCCTGAGAGCAGCTCACCCACGGTGATCCTGTCCGGTGCTGCCAGCAGCGCGTAGCCACCTCCCTCGACCCGGGCGGCGATGCCGATGCGCGTCAGGCGCTCCAGCTCCTCCTCAACCACCAGGGGCGGCAGGCCCCCGGCCTGGGCGGCGTCCTCGGACAGCAGGGGGCCGCCCGCGGTCTCGGCCTTCTCGGTGAGCATCAGCGCCGCCAGCAGGGCGACGCCGCGCCTGTCCGCCAGGGAATAGGCCGCGCTGGCCTTGCGAGCGGCCTCGGTGGGGGCGCTCTGGATGGCGTGCGCCAACTCGGCACCGGCCAGCACGATGAGCCAGCTGATGTAGAGCCAGACCAGCAGCAGCGGTATCTGGGCGAAGCTGCCGTAGATGGCGTTGTAGCCCGTGACCCCGATCTGGTAGCGGATGTAGGCCGCCTGGGCCAGTTGCCAGCCGATCCCTGCGGCCAGAGCCCCGGCTGCGGCGGGAACGGCGCGCACCTCCACGTTGGGGAGGAACTTATAGAGCACGAAGAGCGACACGCAGACCATCAGCATGGGCACGGCCTTGAGCCCCAGAGCGAAGGCCTGGTTGACCAGATCGATCTCGCCCAGCCACTGCACCACCTGCGCGTTCTGGAAGGTCGCCGTGACGCTGAAGGCCGCCAGGATGAACAGCGGGCAGACCAGGATGACGGTGAGATAGTTGGTGAGGCGGCTCCAGACCCCCCGGTTGCCGGGGGCGCGCCAGATGACGTTGCAGGCCTCCTCGATGGTGGAGATCAGCCCCGCCGAGGTGATGAAGAGCATGGCCACGCCGATGAAGCCCAGGGCGCGCACGTTGGTGTTCTGGATGTATCCCAGCACCGCGTCCACGATGTCGGCCTTCTCGGCGGTGAGACGCAGGAGCGCCTCCCGCAGGTAGGGGGCGTCGTAGACGCCGAAGCCTTTGGCCAGGGAGAAGGCCACGGCCAGGAGCGGCACCAGGGAGAGCACCGTGGCGTAGCACAGCGCCGAGGCCATCATCAGGCAGCGGTTGTCCAGGAAGGAGCGGACGAGGGAGGGGCCCAGGCGCGCGGGGGTCATGTCGGTCCTCGCAGGAAGTTGATTTTCCGCATGATACCAATCACGGCTCGGTTTGACGATGGCCTTTTCGCGGGGCGGCCGTCCTTGACATGGTGGCGAGCCCGTGGGTAGCGAATTCATTGCCGGACAAGGCCTTTTCACCAACCCCGACGAAAAGAGGATGCGGATGGACACGAAGATCATGCTGCCGGAATCCGAGATGCCCAGACATTGGTACAACGCCCTGCCGGACCTGCCCACACCCCTGGCGCCCCCGCTGGACCCGGGCACGGGCAAGCCGGTGAGCCCGGAGCAGCTCGCCCCCATCTTCCCCATGGGCATCATCCAGCAGGAAATGAGCCCCGAGCGCATGATCGAGATCCCCGAGCCGGTGCTGGACATCTACCGGCTGTACCGGCCCACGCCGCTGGTGCGCGCCCGCAGGCTGGAGAAGGCCTTGGGCGTGAAGTGCAAGATCTACTACAAGGACGAGTCCCGCTCCCCGGCGGGGTCGCACAAGCCCAACACGGCCATCCCCCAGGCCTACTACAACAAGCTCGAAGGCGTTAAGCGCCTGGCCACCGAGACGGGCGCGGGCCAGTGGGGCACGGCGCTCTCCTTCGCCTGCAAGATGTTTGGCATGGATTGCACGGTCTACATGGTCAAGGTGAGCTACAACCAGAAGCCGTACCGCCGCATCCTGATCCAGTCCTACGGGGCGCAGATCTTCGCTTCGCCCTCCGAGATGACCCAGGTGGGCCGCTCCGTGCTGGCCTCCGACCCGGACTGCCAGGGCAGCCTGGGCCTGGCCATCTCCGAGGCCGTGGAGGACGCCGCCACCCATGAAGACACCAAGTACGCCCTGGGCAGCGTGCTCAACCACGTGGTGCTGCACCAGACCATCGTGGGCCAGGAGGTCAAGAGCCAGCTGGCCATGGCCGGGGACAAGCCCGACTACCTGGTGGGCTGCGTGGGCGGCGGCAGCAACTTCGGCGGGCTGGTGCTGCCCTTCCTGCCGGAGAAGCTGGCCGGGGAGAAGATCACCTTCGTGGCCGCCGAGCCCAAGGCCTGCCCGACGCTGACGCGCGGCCAGTACCGCTACGACTACGGCGACGTGGCCCGCCTGACCCCGCTGCTCAAGATGCACACCCTGGGGCACGCCTACATGCCCGCGCCCATCCACGCGGGAGGGCTGCGCTACCACGGCGACGCGCCCCTCGTGTGCAACCTGATGGCCGAGGGGCTCATCGACGCCCGCGCCTACTACCAGAACGACTGCTTCGAGGCCGCGCTGCTCTTCCAGTCCACCGAGGGCTTCCTGCCCGCGCCCGAGACCTCCCACGCCATCAAGGCCGCCATCGACGTGGCCAAGCAGGCCGAGGCGGGGCAGAACGTGGTGTTCCTGTATTCCGGGCACGGCCTACTGGACCTGGCCTCGTACGACGCCTACCTGCAGGGCAACCTGACCGACTTCGAGCACTCCCAGGCCGAGATCGACGAGGCGCTCAAGACCTGCCCGACCATCGAGGGGTAGGGCGCGGGGGAACGCCACCGACGCGACAAGGCCGCCGGGAAAGCCCGGCGGCCTTTTTGATCGCCCTCGCAGGCCCGCGACGCGGCTTGGCGTTGAGCTGCGCGGCCGCCACGGGGTGTCGCCGACCCCGCAACGCCTGTGGCGTGAGCGTTGTGTCGGGCATGCCCCGGAGCCGGCCTGCCTGACGGGTGCCTCCGGGGGGGCTGGCGAATTGAGCCGCGGGCGCCGCTGCCTGGCGGCCGTGGCCCCGGCAGCCGGATATATCCAGCTATTTGCCGTGCATCATCTTGCGGCGGCTGCGTATCATAAGGGTGTCGGCGGCCATGTCCTTGAAGGCGGCCTGGATCACCGTGTCGAAATCGGCAAGCTTGCCCCCGCGCTTCTTGATGAAAGCCTCAGCCGCCGATTTATCTTCAAAA
The nucleotide sequence above comes from Fundidesulfovibrio soli. Encoded proteins:
- a CDS encoding TrpB-like pyridoxal phosphate-dependent enzyme, with amino-acid sequence MDTKIMLPESEMPRHWYNALPDLPTPLAPPLDPGTGKPVSPEQLAPIFPMGIIQQEMSPERMIEIPEPVLDIYRLYRPTPLVRARRLEKALGVKCKIYYKDESRSPAGSHKPNTAIPQAYYNKLEGVKRLATETGAGQWGTALSFACKMFGMDCTVYMVKVSYNQKPYRRILIQSYGAQIFASPSEMTQVGRSVLASDPDCQGSLGLAISEAVEDAATHEDTKYALGSVLNHVVLHQTIVGQEVKSQLAMAGDKPDYLVGCVGGGSNFGGLVLPFLPEKLAGEKITFVAAEPKACPTLTRGQYRYDYGDVARLTPLLKMHTLGHAYMPAPIHAGGLRYHGDAPLVCNLMAEGLIDARAYYQNDCFEAALLFQSTEGFLPAPETSHAIKAAIDVAKQAEAGQNVVFLYSGHGLLDLASYDAYLQGNLTDFEHSQAEIDEALKTCPTIEG
- a CDS encoding YhjD/YihY/BrkB family envelope integrity protein gives rise to the protein MTPARLGPSLVRSFLDNRCLMMASALCYATVLSLVPLLAVAFSLAKGFGVYDAPYLREALLRLTAEKADIVDAVLGYIQNTNVRALGFIGVAMLFITSAGLISTIEEACNVIWRAPGNRGVWSRLTNYLTVILVCPLFILAAFSVTATFQNAQVVQWLGEIDLVNQAFALGLKAVPMLMVCVSLFVLYKFLPNVEVRAVPAAAGALAAGIGWQLAQAAYIRYQIGVTGYNAIYGSFAQIPLLLVWLYISWLIVLAGAELAHAIQSAPTEAARKASAAYSLADRRGVALLAALMLTEKAETAGGPLLSEDAAQAGGLPPLVVEEELERLTRIGIAARVEGGGYALLAAPDRITVGELLSGWENLRGDGTVPDLDGRYPVLARLRRGMETACRGVDGRTLRELYETLPPQEQDSGGDGGSGQATPAAPGWRRFF